A DNA window from Eremothecium cymbalariae DBVPG#7215 chromosome 3, complete sequence contains the following coding sequences:
- a CDS encoding uncharacterized protein (no homolog in Ashbya gossypii), whose translation MSGCKCDCLNFLPVSINSVLSSSPYGPAYLPCLLQSKTKSFGSQVWENLARDTDDMIGAGSSVHHVQSSNEMDGKCSRAIFIPDPTHGSLEAFARGPDPDPDVLPVCLFVFLFYYVFDLGGRWSRVDFRGHS comes from the coding sequence ATGTCTGGTTGTAAATGTGACTGTTTAAACTTTTTACCAGTTTCCATCAACTCTGttctatcatcatcaccttACGGACCAGCTTATCTGCCTTGCCTGTTACAGTcaaaaaccaaatcatTCGGCTCGCAGGTTTGGGAAAACTTGGCACGTGACACAGATGATATGATCGGTGCAGGGTCATCCGTGCACCACGTACAATCGTCGAATGAGATGGACGGTAAATGCTCGAGAGCGATATTTATACCCGATCCGACGCATGGGAGCCTCGAGGCGTTTGCTCGAGGCCCCGACCCCGACCCGGATGTTTTGCCTGTctgtttgtttgtatttttattttattatgtATTTGACCTAGGCGGGCGATGGAGTAGAGTTGACTTCCGTGGACATTCATAA
- the MDM36 gene encoding Mdm36p (similar to Ashbya gossypii ADL379C) has translation MATMDYKDPILSHFQDKKVVNVSKLSQLIDAQKGLDYKEKGKGESMGNGGGEEVFRQCETTLSLYTDLIKLKVILKKTWDLQTLDKSVMVRFGIQAINATCEPRDIINSTEEFYKDIAFKTIAKCDRISKALEQLTADSDDTLRVIKDVMKGQIRQCYMQDSLCLLLEMWFLCGNVLRELKRNVASFFMKAKLLLIDYELECIQFSITGDDSQKEQYHALSDTLKSYKSFIQVLLQQLQDAESTSDQSLFEDCLGVFLDVESMYQSLNMSWLLNENRLLKEDMDEYEKGQFELEERYHAEKAGQLVDQIVNNDMFEETSISSSTQLDSSEVTAVPSVDDKKASVVDNLAPPMVAIRSSEHSELSVNMEDTSISKELPNLLKAFNNAKRLEMEIESVRMSPEANTPLGTPGSPVLSESMMNYSTPNLRKPSISGTFSTSTSPGLSPYGNSTLNAPTSQLDALSGSSIMVNAPKLNNKSPNLTSSSILENLVHKSQHCNNLENTTATTKIREEMLKVMLSNNALKYANQQKHIHGFGSNVLNNLYGIGSRK, from the coding sequence ATGGCAACAATGGACTATAAGGACCCGATTCTTTCGCATTTCCAGGATAAGAAGGTGGTTAATGTATCTAAGTTATCACAACTAATAGACGCGCAGAAAGGGTTAGATTATAAGGAGAAAGGGAAGGGGGAGAGTATGGGGAATGGTGGGGGGGAAGAGGTGTTTCGACAGTGTGAGACGACGCTTTCTTTGTATACCGATCTAATCAAACTGAAagtgattttgaagaagacTTGGGATTTGCAGACGTTAGATAAGTCTGTTATGGTGCGTTTTGGTATCCAAGCTATTAATGCTACGTGCGAGCCAAGGGACATTATTAATTCGACGGAGGAATTTTACAAAGATATTGCTTTTAAGACGATTGCAAAATGTGATAGGATTTCAAAGGCTTTGGAACAATTGACTGCAGATTCGGATGACACATTGCGGGTGATTAAAGATGTTATGAAAGGTCAGATACGCCAGTGCTATATGCAGGATTCTCTGTGTTTGTTATTGGAAATGTGGTTCTTGTGCGGAAATGTGTTGCGCGAATTAAAGCGGAATGTGGCATCCTTCTTTATGAAGGCCAAGTTACTGTTGATCGACTATGAGTTAGAATGTATTCAATTCTCTATTACTGGAGACGATAGCCAAAAGGAACAGTACCATGCACTATCTGACACCCTAAAATCGTATAAATCCTTTATCCAGGTGCTTCTTCAGCAGTTGCAAGACGCAGAGTCAACTTCAGACCAATCTTTGTTCGAAGACTGCCTCGGAGTCTTTCTAGATGTGGAAAGTATGTACCAGTCTCTAAATATGAGTTGGCTGTTAAACGAAAATAGACTATTGAAGGAAGACATGGATGAGTATGAAAAAGGGCAATTTGAGCTGGAAGAGCGCTACCATGCAGAAAAGGCAGGTCAATTGGTGGATCAAATTGTGAATAATGATATGTTTGAGGAAACTAGTATTTCTAGTTCAACTCAATTAGATTCATCGGAAGTTACAGCGGTGCCCAGTGTTGACGATAAAAAAGCTTCAGTGGTCGATAACTTGGCCCCACCTATGGTCGCAATAAGATCTTCAGAACACTCTGAGCTATCCGTTAACATGGAAGACACTTCAATATCGAAGGAACTCCCAAACTTACTAAAAGCATTTAATAACGCGAAACGACTTGAAATGGAAATAGAAAGTGTACGGATGAGTCCCGAAGCCAATACTCCGTTAGGTACACCAGGTTCGCCTGTTTTGTCAGAGTCTATGATGAATTATAGTACCCCTAATTTGCGTAAGCCTTCTATTTCAGGAACATTTTCAACTTCGACATCTCCCGGATTAAGTCCATATGGGAATTCTACTTTAAATGCCCCTACATCACAACTGGATGCTCTTTCTGGCAGCAGCATCATGGTTAATGCACCtaaattgaataataaGAGTCCAAACCTTACAAGCAGTtcaattttagaaaatctAGTTCACAAAAGCCAGCATTGTAACAATTTAGAGAATACCACTGCAACGACGAAGATTAGAGAAGAAATGTTAAAAGTTATGCTCTCCAATAACGCTCTAAAATATGCTAATCAACAGAAACACATTCACGGGTTTGGGAGTAATGTGTTGAACAATTTGTATGGGATTGGATCTCGTAAATGA
- the TPS1 gene encoding alpha,alpha-trehalose-phosphate synthase (UDP-forming) TPS1 (similar to Ashbya gossypii ADL378W), whose amino-acid sequence MSEDLEKKVLERVSVKGKQKVENGEGKIGNVIVVSNRLPVTITKNSDTHKYEYCMSSGGLVTALQGLKKSTKFQWYGWPGLEIPEADKEEVKKDLLEKFNAIPIFLSDELADLHYNGFSNSILWPLFHYHPGEINFDENAWLAYNEANLSFSREIQKNIRDNDIVWVHDYHLMLLPEMVRNYISTTKLQNVKVGWFLHTPFPSSEIYRILPVRQEILKGVLSCDLVGFHTYDYARHFLSSVQRILNVNTLPNGVEFQGRFVNVGAFPIGIDVDNFTEGLKQDSVLQRVKELKQTFKDCKIIVGVDRLDYIKGVPHKLHAIEVFLNEHPEWIGKVVLVQVAVPSRGHVEEYQYLRSVVNELVGRINGQFGTVEFVPIHFMHKSVPFEELISLYSVSDVCLVSSTRDGMNLVSYEYIACQAEKKGSLILSEFTGAAQSLNGALIVNPWSADEFAEAIHESLTLPYEKREANWEKLYKYISKYTSGYWGENFVQELYKISSQR is encoded by the coding sequence ATGTCAGAAGATTTAGAAAAGAAGGTTTTAGAACGGGTTTCGGTGAAAGGGAAGCAGAAAGTGGAGAATGGTGAGGGAAAGATTGGAAATGTGATAGTTGTGTCGAACAGGTTGCCTGTGACAATTACGAAGAATAGTGATACACACAAATATGAATATTGTATGTCGTCGGGGGGGTTGGTCACTGCTTTGCAAGGGTTGAAGAAGTCTACGAAGTTCCAATGGTATGGGTGGCCTGGGCTTGAAATTCCAGAGGCCGATAAAGAGGAGGTGAAGAAGGACCTTTTGGAGAAGTTTAATGCAATTCCTATATTTCTAAGTGATGAACTTGCAGATTTGCACTATAATGGATTCAGCAATTCTATTTTATGGCCTTTGTTTCACTATCATCCTGGGGAGATCAATTTTGATGAGAACGCATGGTTGGCATATAACGAAGCAAATTTATCTTTTTCGAGGGAAATTCAGAAGAATATCAGGGATAACGATATTGTTTGGGTGCATGATTACCATTTGATGTTATTGCCTGAGATGGTTCGGAACTATATCAGTACTACGAAACTCCAGAATGTGAAAGTTGGATGGTTTTTGCATACACCATTTCCCTCTTCGGAGATTTACAGAATCCTTCCAGTGAGACAAGAGATTTTGAAAGGAGTTTTGAGCTGTGACTTGGTTGGGTTTCATACTTATGATTATGCCCGCCACTTTTTGTCATCTGttcaaagaattttgaATGTTAATACGTTACCAAATGGGGTTGAATTCCAAGGAAGGTTTGTGAACGTTGGTGCTTTCCCCATTGGCATTGACGTTGATAATTTTACAGAGGGCCTTAAGCAAGATTCCGTTCTTCAAAGAGTAAAGGAACTGAAGCAGACTTTTAAAGATTGTAAGATTATCGTTGGTGTTGATAGGTTGGACTATATAAAAGGTGTTCCTCACAAGTTACACGCCATCGAAGTATTCCTGAATGAGCATCCAGAGTGGATTGGAAAGGTTGTTTTGGTGCAAGTTGCCGTTCCAAGTCGCGGGCATGTTGAAGAGTACCAGTATCTAAGGTCCGTTGTTAACGAATTAGTCGGAAGAATTAATGGTCAGTTTGGCACTGTTGAGTTTGTTCCAATTCACTTTATGCATAAATCTGTCCCATTTGAGGAATTAATATCTCTCTATTCTGTAAGTGATGTGTGTTTGGTGTCTTCAACCCGTGATGGTATGAACTTAGTATCCTATGAATACATTGCTTGTCAGGCAGAGAAGAAGGGCTCATTAATTCTAAGTGAATTCACTGGTGCTGCACAATCTTTGAATGGAGCCTTGATAGTCAATCCGTGGAGCGCAGATGAGTTTGCAGAGGCAATCCATGAGTCTTTAACTTTGCCATATgaaaaaagagaagctaaTTGGGAAAAGCTCTACAAATATATCTCTAAGTACACCAGTGGTTATTGGGGGGAAAACTTTGTCCAGGAACTATATAAGATC